CTGAACTGCTACCGATGATAGTTCCGCGGAAATAGCTGTGGTGAGATCGGCTGTTATCTTTACTTCGGTCAACAGGTAGTTCTGATAACCGATATACTTAATGTCTATTTCATAGACACCGATAGGAACGTTAAGGATGACGAATTTTCCGTCCTCATCCGTTGCCGCACCCATGGAGGTTCCGCTGATTACCACGTTAGCGCCTACTAACGGGCCACCGGTTTCCTGGTCGGTAATCGTTCCTTTTAGCTTGCCGGACGTAGCGCCGAAAGCTAATGACGGAACTAACAACATAACTATTGCAAATAAGAAAAATCTATAAGACATGCTACTCCTCCTGATTTTATCTTCACGGAGATTATTTTTATTTATAATATTCATAATCAATTTATTTATCATTTAGTTGGGATAATTTAAAGCCGGTGCTGGTTCCAAAGATTATCAGCGATTGACGCTTGCCCGCAGTAACTGTTAGGGCAGCCGTTTCGCTTGATGTTCCATCCGTTACAGTAACCGAGGCACCTACCGGTACTTCAGCGTAACCAGAGTAGAAATTTTCTACTAACGTAGAATCACTCGGGTCATCTAACGCTCTCCCTAAGAATTCTAATCCCAAAGCAATGTTAGCGCCATCAACAACCGATACATCTAACGCACCACCTGCCGAGTATGTATTTATAACCTTAACCAAACCTAAACTGGAACCGGTTCCTGTCTCTGACATAAATTTTTCGTGGTATAAACTAATCCTGTCTCCGCCATCATCGTCATGCAGGATAACCAACGACTGCTGATCGGCTGGAAGATTAACATTCTCACTCACGCTGACTGCAACGTCTACGACATTAACAGTTGTGGTTACAGTGACTGCACCGGAACCGGATCCCTCTTCTCCGTTGGTAATTGTAAGTGAATCAGTAACTACTATATCAGCAGTTCTTGTTGTCGTTGCAGTGTAGGTAATGTTATATACACCTGATGGATATGCCAAGTAAGCAGTAACATCTTCATAGGCGAGCGTTCCGACTGACGCGCCGTCAACGCTTACAGCTAAGTCGCCTGTATTAACTAACAGATCCTTGAACGTACTTACCCGGATTGTAAATACTTTAGTAGTTACAGTCGAATCAATAGTTGCGGTTACAGTTGTATCAGTAGTAACAGTAATGGTATTTATAGTCGAATCTGTACCCTCCGCATTAACATTCCATGTTGTGTCAGAGGTTTCTGCAAATGTTGTCTCTACAGTTGTATCAAATGCTACCGTGACAGTGGTGTCATATGGAGTAATAACCGGGTCAGCTCCCGTATCCTGCATCAATAATGCAGTTTCGTTTGCAGCGTTTAAGATTCTCATTTCCGATTGGAAATCAGGAAACACCGGAGCATCGCTTGGAATGTCTGCACATCCTGCAACAAATACGCCAGTCATCGTCAAAAATATTAATGTTTTTATATTTGATAACACTTCTGTTACCTCCTACTTTTTACTGTTAGCCGTTGCGGCGTTTTTTTTAAACTTATTTTGAATTTCAATAATCAAATCTTTCTTCCACAAATATACCGTTCTTCACAGTGCAATGATGCACATTGCATTATGCTTTGTGATACCATTTTCCGGTATCGTTCTTTTCTTATTATCTATAAAAAATGTTTATGCACTGAAGCTATATATCCTTGTTAAATTTGTCAAGTAATATTTTCAATTATTTTATTTTTATCTATTTAGACATAATTACTTATATTCAACTCTTATTGATTCTCTAATACCTAAGCTAAAATAGTTAAAAACTACGTTTATTTATGCTCTAATATATAAGGTATGGAATATTTGTAATTTATCTCTGTCGATGTGACCTCACAAACGATAACCCAGACCTTTACTCCAAGCGATTTTGCCCTCAATAATGAGGATGCAAATTTCGGGTCTCTTTCCCAGTGAGGCGTAAATTCCCGAACATCGGATCTCTGACATACAAAAAGGACTCCTGCGCCAAACCCTGAATCTCTCAATTTTGATAGTTCTTCCATATGTTTTTTCCCTCTTTCAGTCACCGCATCGGGGAACATTGCAACTCCATTTTCCACAAGCGTAACTGACTTAACCTCAAGAAAAAATTCTGAATCTTTATTTTCTAAAAGAAAATCGAACCTGTGCTTACCTACAGTTACCTCCGTTTTTTTCAAATTCCAATCCTTCAGAAACGGAAGTTCTTTATTCTCTAACAATCGTTTTACCAATTTATTCGGGAGGTTCGTATCAAGAGATATATATTGTTTTCCTGATTTGACCATGACTGTTGTCCACTTCGTTCTCCTGTGTATTGCTGTCTCAGGCACTTTTCGAACTCTCAGCCGGGCGCCTTTAATCAGCAGTTCCTTCAATCTACCGGGATCCGGCAGATGGCTTTCGACCACCTTTCCGTCAATTTCTATTTTGGTTAGGAATCTGTTGGGACGTTCCAGGAAAACAGCGTCATATAAAGGGCCTTCAATTTTCATATTTGTTATTATAGAAAGAACTCGTAAATCATACAACCAAATTGAGCAGCTGATTATGCTTGAAAATATTGGATTTTTAATTGACTAAGAGAATTAACTTGACATACAATCACTCTTCATATATATTCAGCATTGCAATGACGAACTCAAATACATTTAATTATTCATTTAACTATTGGTGGTATTATAACCTCGCAGAGGATATGCGAATGTAAAGTCGTTCACATTTAGCTAAGCATACTCACCTGCCAGGAAAGAATTCGGCAGGTTTTTTTATTTTATAAACATTAGGAAAAACATGGAAACAATGACATTTAGCGACTTCAAGGCTCTTTGCTCTAATAAACAGAGCACGGCTAAGGGAATAATAGTGCCGGTTTATAAGAAAATTCTGGCTGATCTGTTCACACCCGTAAATGCGTATCTGAAAATCAAAGATCAATCAAAATACTCTTTTTTACTCGAGAGCGTAGAGGGCGGAGAGCGGATCGCCCGATACTCTTTTCTCGGATACGACCCATCAGAAATACTCTCTTTAAATGATGGCAAGGTCAGTCACACTTCGGGAGAGAAATCAACAAGTTACGAAGGCAACGGTTTGGATCAATTGCGGGATATACTGTCAAAATATGAGCCGGTAGATATTATGGGTCTTCCGCCTCTGACGTGTGGAGCCATCGGGTACATTTCCTATAACTCGGTAAGATATTTCTTTAATCTAAACGGAGACTCTTCATCCGCCGTGTCCTCAAAAGACCAGCCGCCTGATATGCAATTCGCTTTCTATCGGACTATAATGGCATTCGACCACTTCAAACATCAAGCCATTCTTGTGAGCAATGTATTCATCGATCCTGATGAACTTAAATCTTTAAATGATAAAGACTTACAGAATAAATATGATGCGGCTTTAAGTCGTATAAATTCTTTCGAAACTTTGCTGCATAATGATATTGATCATAAACCCAAGCAAATAAAGATTGATGAATACCGTGAAACATTCAAACGGGAAGATTATATAAAGTCAGTCGAGAAAGCAAAAGAACATATCGTTAAGGGAGATGCATTCCAGATAGTACTTTCCCGCAGAGAAGAATTGGAAAATCATCCGGAACCTTTTGAAGTCTATCGGGCTCTGCGCACGATAAATCCTTCTCCTTACTTATTTTTCCTGCAAATGGATGACCAGGTAATTACAGGGTCGTCACCTGAGATGCTTGTTAAAGTTGATAATAGAAGAATACACGTTCGACCTATCGCAGGGACTCGCCCGAGAGGAAGCACTAAGGCTGAAGACGAGGCACTGGAGAGCGAGCTCAGGAGAGATGAGAAAGAGCGCGCTGAGCATGCAATGCTCGTTGACCTTGGCAGAAATGACGTGGGTAAAGTTTCGAAGTACGGCACGGTAAAAGTGTCAGAACTTATGGCAGTAGAGCGTTATTCGCACGTGATGCATCTTGTGAGCAGGGTTACCGGCGAACTTTCTGAAGAATATGATGCTCTTGACGCTCTTATCGCAACGTTTCCCGCAGGCACAGTTACCGGGGCTCCCAAAAAACGCGCTATGGAAATTATCGAAGACCTGGAGCCTCTGAGCAGAGGAATCTATGCCGGCGGAGTGGGATACCTCGATTATAAAGGAAACTTAGATACTTGTATCGCAATCAGGACAATTACTTTCAAGGGCGGAAAAGCGTTCATTCAAGCCGGCGCGGGAATAGTTTTCGATTCTATCCCGGAAAATGAGTATGAAGAATGCCGGAATAAGGCTAAAGTTCTCAAGGAAGCGATCGCTATGGCAGCAAAGGGTTTCAAATGATAACTGTTATAGACAATTACGATTCCTTCACCTATAACCTTGTTCAACATCTTGGGGAGCTCGGTTCAGAAATCAGCGTATTTACGAATGACGAAATCGAAGCTGCCGAACTTTTAAGAATGAAACCGGATGCCCTTCTGATTTCGCCCGGACCGGGAAGACCGAAAGACTCAGGCGTTTCTATGGAAGCGATAAAGTTACTTGGACCGACTGTGCCTACGCTCGGAATTTGTCTCGGTCACCAGTGTATCGCAGAACTGTTCGGAGGCAAAATTATCGAAGCCAACGAGATTCTCCACGGAAAGACCTCCCTTATCAATCACGAAAAACACCCGATTTTCACTAATATATCAAATCCTTTTAAAGCGACTCGGTATCACAGCCTTGTAGTAGAGCCGGATTCTATGCCTCAGGAGCTTGAATCCATCGCCACTTCCGACGACGGCACTATCATGGCTCTCGCTCACCGGGAATACCCGATATACGGGATGCAGTTTCATCCTGAATCCGTTTTTACCAATGTGGGGATGCATCTGCTTCAAAATTTTCTGGACATAGTTGAAAAACATAAATCGAGCCACAAATGATCGAATCTTATATCTCTAAAATTATGAGCGGCAGTTCCCTGAGCCGAGTCGAAGCTTCCGAAGCTATGGGCGCTATTATGAGCGGCGATACTCCCGCTACTCAAATCGCCGCATTTTTAACAGCGCTGAGAATGAAGGGAGAAGATGCGGAAGAAGTCACAGGTTTTGTGGAGACTATGCGGGCAAACGCCACATCCGTTTCCGCTGATGGAGATATGATATTGGATATGTGCGGTACCGGAGGAGACGGCGCAGGAACATTCAACATCTCCACAATCGCTTCCATCATAGTAGCCGCAGGAGGCGTTACAGTTTCGAAACACGGCAACAGGGCTGTTTCATCGCAATGCGGTTCAGCGGACTTACTTTCTGAATTGGGCGTGAATATCGAAATGCCCGTTGAATATTTAAGTTCTTGCCTTCAGGAAGTGGGAATGGCATTCCTTTTTGCCCCTATGCTGCATCCCGCTATGAAATATGCCGCCGTACCGAGGCGTGAATTGAAGATGAGGACAATTTTCAATCTATTGGGACCGATGACCAATCCGTCTAATCCGACTCTGCAGCTTATGGGCGTTTATGATTTTGATCTTGCCGAACTCGTGGCTGAAGTACTTAAAAATGTAGGTGTAAAACGAGCTTTAATCGTGCAGGGCGCTGACGGATTGGACGAAGTAACTCTCACGGGCGTTACGAAGTGCGTGGAGCTCAATGCTGATTCTATAAATGAAACTGAACTCAACCCGGACTCTTTCAGCCTCCCTCCGCTCAAAACTGAGGAAATATCAGGAGATTTCGATCCCGAAACATGCGCGCTTATAGCCACTGAGATTCTATCCGGGAAACAAGGACCTAAAAGAGACATCGTGGTGGCTAATGCATCTACAGGACTCTATTTAGGCGGCAAAGCCCACACCTTTGAAGACGGAGCAAGATTGGCGGAAAAGATAATTGATTCGGGAGAAGCTGCGAATCTACTTGAAAAATTAAAGGAATTTACTGCCCGGGTATGAACAAACTTGAAAAAATAATCTCTGACAGAAAAGAAGCCGTCACCAGACGGATGAAAGAAAAGTCTATTTTGAAGACAAGAGCCGCTGCCGAGGCGATGCCGCCCGTTCTTGATTTCCGGTCATCCCTCGCAAACAGAGACTCAAAAACCCAAATCATCGCGGAAGTGAAAAAATCCTCGCCATCCGCTGATTTTGGCGGTAACAGTCTGAATGTTGTTGATATAGCGCTCGGTTATGAAAAAGCCGGCGCTGCCGCTCTCTCTGTTCTCACCGAAGAGAATTATTTTTCAGGTTCTATCAATGACCTTCGTATGATAAAAAAATCTGTTCATATCCCTGTTCTCTGTAAAGATTTTATCGTTGACCCGTTTCAGATTTACGATGCAAGAGCGGCGGGAGCGGATGCTGTCCTTCTTATTGCAGCTGTGCTGGATTCTTACGAACTGCATGATTTTATCTCTATATGTAATACACTTTCCATTGCCCCATTTGTTGAAATAACAAACACCTCCGATATTGAAAAAGCATTAAACTGCGATATCGACTGGATCGGGATTAATTGCAGAGACCTCAAGACGTTCGAATTAGATTTGAAAAGGTTTGCCGAGTTACTGCCGCTTATTCCGGATGATTTTCTTATAGTGGCTGAAAGCGGAATCAAGAGCAGTGAAGATTTGAAGTATATCAACGATTTAGGCATATATGCCGCTTTGATAGGTTCCCTGTTTATGAAGACCGATAATCCGGGTAAGGCGCTGGAAAAGCTATTTGGGGAAAGTGATGACAAAGGTTAAAATTTGCGGAATCACGAACCTCGAAGATGCGATTTATGCTTCCAAACTCGGAGCGTCGTTCATCGGAATGATATTTTATTCTGAAAGTCCGCGGTTCGTAACTTACGAAACAGCCTCAAAAATAGTTTCTTCTCTGCCTGATGATGTTACCCCTGTTGGCGTCTTTGTAAATCCGACAAATGAAGAGATCGGCTCCGCTATAAAACAAACCGGAATCAAAGCAGTTCAGATTCATGGAAATGTGAATATTGAAAAGTTAAACGATTTGGATATTATTCAGATTCGCGCTTATGGAATTAACGATTCATTCGATTTCAATTCTATTACAGAGAATGATTGCGATTATTTACTTCTGGATAATTCTGCCAGCGGTCACTACGGCGGAACAGGGAAAACTTTTGATTGGAAGAATATTCCTGCCTCAGTTGATAGGGATAAACTTATACTCGCAGGAGGCTTGAATCCTGAAAATGTCGGCAATGCCATAAAGAGTGTAAAGCCTGCTGTTGTTGACGTATCAAGTGGAGTCGAATCCTCTCCGGGAATTAAAGATAAGACTAAAGTAAGAAAATTTTTCAAATCTGTGCCTGTCCTACTGATGCCAGGCGGGGAGAATACCGACAGTGGATTTTAAAGAATATAATCTGCCGGATACTAAAGGTCATTTCGGTAAGTATGGAGGCGCCTATGTGCCTGAAACTTTAGTACCCGCTCTTGCCGAATTAGAAAAAGCATATTTTGAAGCGATGAATGATACAGAATTCAACAACAAATATAATCAGCTGTTAAAAA
The Candidatus Neomarinimicrobiota bacterium genome window above contains:
- a CDS encoding carboxypeptidase-like regulatory domain-containing protein, with amino-acid sequence MSYRFFLFAIVMLLVPSLAFGATSGKLKGTITDQETGGPLVGANVVISGTSMGAATDEDGKFVILNVPIGVYEIDIKYIGYQNYLLTEVKITADLTTAISAELSSVAVQ
- the sfsA gene encoding DNA/RNA nuclease SfsA — translated: MKIEGPLYDAVFLERPNRFLTKIEIDGKVVESHLPDPGRLKELLIKGARLRVRKVPETAIHRRTKWTTVMVKSGKQYISLDTNLPNKLVKRLLENKELPFLKDWNLKKTEVTVGKHRFDFLLENKDSEFFLEVKSVTLVENGVAMFPDAVTERGKKHMEELSKLRDSGFGAGVLFVCQRSDVREFTPHWERDPKFASSLLRAKSLGVKVWVIVCEVTSTEINYKYSIPYILEHK
- the trpE gene encoding anthranilate synthase component I codes for the protein MTFSDFKALCSNKQSTAKGIIVPVYKKILADLFTPVNAYLKIKDQSKYSFLLESVEGGERIARYSFLGYDPSEILSLNDGKVSHTSGEKSTSYEGNGLDQLRDILSKYEPVDIMGLPPLTCGAIGYISYNSVRYFFNLNGDSSSAVSSKDQPPDMQFAFYRTIMAFDHFKHQAILVSNVFIDPDELKSLNDKDLQNKYDAALSRINSFETLLHNDIDHKPKQIKIDEYRETFKREDYIKSVEKAKEHIVKGDAFQIVLSRREELENHPEPFEVYRALRTINPSPYLFFLQMDDQVITGSSPEMLVKVDNRRIHVRPIAGTRPRGSTKAEDEALESELRRDEKERAEHAMLVDLGRNDVGKVSKYGTVKVSELMAVERYSHVMHLVSRVTGELSEEYDALDALIATFPAGTVTGAPKKRAMEIIEDLEPLSRGIYAGGVGYLDYKGNLDTCIAIRTITFKGGKAFIQAGAGIVFDSIPENEYEECRNKAKVLKEAIAMAAKGFK
- a CDS encoding aminodeoxychorismate/anthranilate synthase component II, translated to MITVIDNYDSFTYNLVQHLGELGSEISVFTNDEIEAAELLRMKPDALLISPGPGRPKDSGVSMEAIKLLGPTVPTLGICLGHQCIAELFGGKIIEANEILHGKTSLINHEKHPIFTNISNPFKATRYHSLVVEPDSMPQELESIATSDDGTIMALAHREYPIYGMQFHPESVFTNVGMHLLQNFLDIVEKHKSSHK
- the trpD gene encoding anthranilate phosphoribosyltransferase, encoding MIESYISKIMSGSSLSRVEASEAMGAIMSGDTPATQIAAFLTALRMKGEDAEEVTGFVETMRANATSVSADGDMILDMCGTGGDGAGTFNISTIASIIVAAGGVTVSKHGNRAVSSQCGSADLLSELGVNIEMPVEYLSSCLQEVGMAFLFAPMLHPAMKYAAVPRRELKMRTIFNLLGPMTNPSNPTLQLMGVYDFDLAELVAEVLKNVGVKRALIVQGADGLDEVTLTGVTKCVELNADSINETELNPDSFSLPPLKTEEISGDFDPETCALIATEILSGKQGPKRDIVVANASTGLYLGGKAHTFEDGARLAEKIIDSGEAANLLEKLKEFTARV
- the trpC gene encoding indole-3-glycerol phosphate synthase TrpC, producing MNKLEKIISDRKEAVTRRMKEKSILKTRAAAEAMPPVLDFRSSLANRDSKTQIIAEVKKSSPSADFGGNSLNVVDIALGYEKAGAAALSVLTEENYFSGSINDLRMIKKSVHIPVLCKDFIVDPFQIYDARAAGADAVLLIAAVLDSYELHDFISICNTLSIAPFVEITNTSDIEKALNCDIDWIGINCRDLKTFELDLKRFAELLPLIPDDFLIVAESGIKSSEDLKYINDLGIYAALIGSLFMKTDNPGKALEKLFGESDDKG
- a CDS encoding phosphoribosylanthranilate isomerase produces the protein MTKVKICGITNLEDAIYASKLGASFIGMIFYSESPRFVTYETASKIVSSLPDDVTPVGVFVNPTNEEIGSAIKQTGIKAVQIHGNVNIEKLNDLDIIQIRAYGINDSFDFNSITENDCDYLLLDNSASGHYGGTGKTFDWKNIPASVDRDKLILAGGLNPENVGNAIKSVKPAVVDVSSGVESSPGIKDKTKVRKFFKSVPVLLMPGGENTDSGF